Part of the bacterium genome, CCCTCCGATGCGGGCAACCCCGATCGTCAGTCCGCCGCCATGTCGGTCTTCCACACTTCCCACACCTTGCCGACGAGATCCGGACCCGGCTTGAGGGTCATGCGCCCGGGCTTCCAGCCCGACGGCGTCGCCTCCGTGCCCTTGCTGGCCC contains:
- a CDS encoding peroxiredoxin, coding for ASKGTEATPSGWKPGRMTLKPGPDLVGKVWEVWKTDMAAD